One segment of Fuscovulum ytuae DNA contains the following:
- a CDS encoding GNAT family N-acetyltransferase: protein MTRTAIRIERGLPDHLRAEAAALYWQAFGGKLGRVLGPEEAALRFLARVMRADHCLTAIDAEGRLLGLAGFKTGQGSFAGGTDADLRAVYGQFGGRWRGLVLRLLGNEVDNRRFLLDGLCVSRAARGQGVGSALLEAIVTEARARGYPAVRLDVVDTNWRAKALYERQGFVVARTAGIGPLRLIFGFNAAHTMVRTV from the coding sequence ATGACCCGCACCGCCATCCGCATCGAACGGGGCCTGCCCGATCACCTCCGCGCCGAGGCCGCCGCCCTTTACTGGCAGGCCTTTGGCGGCAAACTGGGCCGCGTCCTTGGCCCCGAAGAGGCCGCCCTACGCTTCCTCGCCCGTGTCATGCGCGCCGACCACTGCCTGACCGCCATCGACGCCGAAGGCCGCCTGCTGGGCCTTGCCGGGTTCAAGACCGGCCAGGGCAGCTTTGCCGGGGGAACCGATGCCGACCTCCGCGCCGTCTATGGCCAATTCGGCGGGCGCTGGCGCGGGCTTGTCCTGCGCCTTCTGGGCAATGAGGTGGACAACCGCCGCTTCCTGCTGGACGGCCTCTGCGTCAGCCGCGCCGCCCGTGGCCAAGGCGTCGGATCGGCGCTTTTGGAGGCCATCGTGACCGAGGCCCGCGCCCGTGGTTATCCGGCGGTCCGGCTGGATGTGGTCGATACAAACTGGCGTGCCAAGGCCCTTTATGAACGGCAAGGCTTCGTCGTGGCCCGCACCGCAGGCATCGGCCCTTTGCGCCTGATCTTCGGCTTCAACGCCGCCCATACGATGGTGCGGACAGTCTGA
- a CDS encoding MBL fold metallo-hydrolase → MTDATPETGIRYPFDTPPAEGQAVEVAPGILWLRLPLPMALDHVNVFALDDGDGWTVVDTGFASKRAKAIWEGLLAGPLAGKPVTRVIVTHYHPDHIGLAGWFQSRGAELVTTRTSWLYARMLVLDEHPLPVAEAVEFQRRAGVGADRLASYAATRPFNFADVVAALPPGFTRIREGDVVTAGGRRWQVRCGDGHAPEHATLWSVEDGLILGGDQLLPGISANIGVYPTEPDADPLTEWLDSCAQFQPLAREDQLVLPGHKLPFTGLPLRLRQMIDNHEGALARLLDHLATPQVAAGCFLPLFKRQIDGPEFGMALVESVAHLNCLRQRGQVTRHLSEDGAWLWQAC, encoded by the coding sequence ATGACTGACGCGACGCCAGAGACAGGGATCCGCTACCCGTTCGATACGCCCCCTGCCGAAGGGCAGGCGGTGGAGGTTGCCCCCGGCATCCTGTGGCTGCGCCTGCCGCTGCCGATGGCGCTGGATCATGTGAATGTCTTCGCGCTGGATGATGGCGATGGCTGGACGGTGGTCGATACGGGCTTTGCATCGAAACGCGCCAAGGCGATCTGGGAGGGGCTTTTGGCGGGCCCCTTGGCGGGCAAGCCTGTTACCCGCGTGATCGTGACGCATTACCACCCCGATCACATCGGGCTGGCAGGCTGGTTCCAGTCGCGCGGGGCGGAATTGGTGACGACGCGGACAAGCTGGCTTTATGCGCGGATGCTGGTTCTGGATGAACATCCTTTGCCTGTTGCAGAGGCGGTGGAGTTCCAGCGCCGCGCGGGGGTGGGGGCGGATCGGCTGGCATCCTATGCCGCAACGCGGCCTTTCAACTTTGCCGATGTGGTGGCCGCACTGCCCCCCGGTTTCACGCGCATCCGCGAGGGGGATGTGGTCACCGCCGGGGGCCGCCGCTGGCAGGTGCGCTGCGGCGATGGGCATGCACCGGAACATGCGACGCTGTGGAGCGTGGAGGATGGGCTGATCCTTGGCGGCGATCAGCTATTGCCGGGGATTTCGGCCAATATCGGCGTTTATCCGACGGAACCCGATGCCGATCCGCTGACGGAATGGCTGGACAGTTGCGCGCAATTTCAGCCGCTGGCGCGCGAGGATCAGCTGGTACTGCCGGGGCATAAGCTGCCCTTCACCGGGCTGCCCCTAAGGCTGCGGCAGATGATCGACAACCATGAGGGGGCCTTGGCGCGTCTGCTGGACCACCTGGCCACGCCACAGGTGGCGGCGGGCTGTTTCCTGCCGCTTTTCAAGCGGCAGATCGACGGACCGGAATTTGGCATGGCACTGGTGGAATCGGTGGCGCATCTGAATTGCCTGCGGCAGCGGGGGCAGGTGACGCGGCATCTGTCCGAGGATGGCGCATGGCTGTGGCAGGCCTGCTGA
- a CDS encoding AzlD domain-containing protein yields MIDKTTFWIVLPALALGTYAIRFSFLGTLGARPLPLWLTRALRYTAVAVLPALVAPGVLWPPATGGETDPARLAAALVTLAVGVATRSTMGAILAGGGTLFVLLATVG; encoded by the coding sequence ATGATCGACAAGACCACCTTCTGGATCGTGCTGCCCGCGCTGGCCCTTGGCACCTATGCGATCCGCTTTTCCTTTCTTGGCACGCTGGGGGCGCGGCCCCTGCCCCTTTGGCTGACGCGGGCCCTGCGCTACACGGCGGTGGCGGTGCTGCCCGCGTTGGTGGCACCGGGCGTCTTGTGGCCGCCCGCGACGGGAGGCGAGACGGACCCCGCGCGGCTCGCCGCTGCCTTGGTCACGCTGGCGGTGGGGGTGGCCACGCGCAGCACGATGGGGGCGATCCTTGCCGGAGGCGGGACGCTGTTCGTGCTGCTGGCGACGGTGGGTTAA
- the greA gene encoding transcription elongation factor GreA, which yields MEKIPMTRAGFTALDEELKVLKSVERPAVIRAIAEAREHGDLSENAEYHAAREKQSFIEGRIKELEGMLSLADVIDPSKLSGAVKFGATVTIVDEDTDEERTYQIVGEAEADIERGLLNIRSPIARALIGKDEGDSVEVKTPGGTKSYEILTIRYI from the coding sequence ATGGAAAAGATTCCGATGACGCGCGCGGGCTTCACCGCGCTGGATGAAGAGTTGAAGGTGTTGAAATCGGTCGAACGTCCCGCAGTGATCCGCGCGATCGCCGAGGCGCGCGAACATGGCGACCTGTCGGAAAACGCCGAATACCACGCCGCGCGCGAAAAGCAGTCCTTCATCGAGGGCCGGATCAAGGAATTGGAAGGGATGCTGTCGCTTGCCGATGTCATCGACCCGTCGAAACTTTCGGGCGCGGTGAAATTCGGCGCGACGGTCACCATCGTCGACGAAGACACCGACGAAGAACGCACCTATCAAATCGTGGGTGAGGCCGAGGCCGATATCGAACGCGGGCTGTTGAACATCCGTTCGCCCATCGCGCGCGCGCTGATCGGCAAGGATGAAGGCGACAGCGTCGAGGTGAAAACCCCCGGCGGCACCAAAAGCTATGAGATCCTGACCATCCGCTATATCTGA
- a CDS encoding electron transfer flavoprotein-ubiquinone oxidoreductase: MADIVRESMEYDVVIVGAGPAGLSAAIRLKQLDPDLTVVVLEKGSEVGAHILSGAVLDPSGLDALLPDWRSMGAPIKTEVKEDNFYILGPAGQVRIPNFPMPPLMNNHGNYIVSMANVCRWMAGVAEGLGVEIFPGMSASALVYEGDRVKGVVAGEFGRDPETGEPGPSYEPGMELHGKYVFLSEGVRGSLSKEVIAKYDLSKDKCPQKFGLGMKEIWEIDPAKHREGTVTHTMGWPLGSNAGGGSFIYHLENNQVYVGFVVHLNYENPHLYPYMEFQRFKHHPMVAELLKGGKRVAYGARAISEGGWQSIPKMVAPGVALLGCSAGLVNVPRIKGNHNAMLSGKAAAESAHAAIKAGRAGDELAAYEAEVRNGAIGRDLKRVRNVKPLWSKYGLVASLMGGGIDMWANTIGLTIFGTLKHGKSDAAATGLAKDHKPIDYPKPDGVLSFDRLTNVAYSFTNHDEAQPAHLKLKDPSIPISVNLPKYAEPAQRYCPAGVYEVLGEGNDATFRINFQNCVHCKTCDIKDPSQNINWTTPQGAGGPNYPNM; this comes from the coding sequence ATGGCCGACATCGTCCGTGAGTCGATGGAATATGACGTGGTGATCGTGGGGGCGGGTCCGGCGGGCCTGTCGGCGGCGATCCGGCTGAAACAGCTTGACCCCGATCTGACGGTGGTGGTGCTGGAAAAAGGGTCCGAGGTCGGCGCGCACATCCTTTCCGGCGCGGTGCTTGATCCGAGCGGCCTTGACGCGCTGCTGCCCGATTGGCGCAGCATGGGCGCGCCGATCAAGACCGAGGTGAAGGAGGATAACTTCTACATCCTTGGCCCGGCAGGGCAGGTGCGCATCCCGAATTTCCCGATGCCGCCGCTGATGAACAACCACGGCAATTACATCGTTTCCATGGCCAATGTCTGCCGCTGGATGGCGGGGGTGGCCGAAGGGCTGGGGGTCGAGATTTTCCCCGGCATGTCGGCCTCGGCGCTGGTCTATGAGGGTGACCGGGTGAAGGGCGTGGTTGCGGGCGAATTCGGCCGTGACCCGGAAACCGGGGAACCGGGGCCGTCCTATGAACCGGGGATGGAGTTGCATGGCAAATACGTCTTCCTGTCGGAAGGCGTGCGCGGGTCGCTGTCGAAAGAGGTGATCGCCAAGTATGACCTGTCGAAAGACAAGTGCCCGCAGAAATTCGGCCTTGGCATGAAGGAAATCTGGGAGATCGACCCCGCCAAGCATCGCGAGGGCACGGTCACCCACACGATGGGCTGGCCGCTTGGGTCAAACGCGGGCGGCGGGTCCTTCATCTATCATCTGGAAAACAATCAGGTCTATGTGGGCTTTGTGGTTCACCTGAACTACGAGAATCCGCATCTGTATCCCTATATGGAATTCCAGCGCTTCAAGCATCACCCGATGGTGGCGGAACTCCTGAAGGGCGGCAAGCGCGTGGCCTATGGCGCGCGGGCCATCTCCGAAGGCGGCTGGCAGTCGATCCCCAAGATGGTGGCACCGGGTGTGGCGCTCTTGGGTTGTTCGGCGGGGCTGGTGAACGTGCCGCGCATCAAGGGCAACCACAACGCCATGCTGTCGGGTAAGGCGGCCGCCGAGTCTGCCCATGCCGCCATCAAGGCAGGCCGCGCGGGCGACGAACTGGCGGCCTATGAGGCCGAGGTGCGGAATGGTGCCATCGGCCGCGACCTGAAGCGGGTGCGGAATGTCAAACCGCTGTGGTCGAAATACGGGTTGGTGGCCTCGCTTATGGGTGGGGGCATCGACATGTGGGCCAACACGATCGGCCTGACGATTTTTGGCACGCTGAAACATGGCAAATCGGATGCGGCGGCGACGGGTTTGGCGAAGGATCACAAGCCGATCGACTATCCCAAGCCCGATGGCGTGCTGTCCTTCGACCGACTGACCAATGTGGCCTACAGCTTCACCAACCATGACGAGGCGCAACCCGCGCATCTGAAGCTGAAGGACCCGTCGATCCCGATTTCGGTGAACTTGCCGAAATATGCCGAACCTGCGCAGCGTTACTGCCCGGCTGGGGTCTATGAGGTGCTGGGCGAAGGCAATGACGCGACCTTCCGGATCAATTTCCAGAACTGCGTCCATTGCAAGACCTGCGACATCAAGGATCCGTCGCAGAACATCAATTGGACCACGCCGCAGGGCGCGGGCGGGCCGAACTATCCCAATATGTGA
- a CDS encoding molybdopterin guanine dinucleotide synthesis, which yields MTIAAFDTVAIVDWSASNGPSPARPSADAIWIGTATAAGTEARYFRTRAEAEAQLSALIDAERTADRRLLIGFDFPMGYPKGFAARLTGQADPRALWRWLAERVTDMGNRNNRFAVADEINASFAAKAGAGSAGGPFWGRPSGLPLSHLPERKAVDYPALGLPERRAVERCVPRAQPVWKLFTTGSVGSQALMGLPMIHRLSQCAGTAVWPFDPPDTCPIVLSEVYPSLLAPLVAQQPGIKDAAQVTLLARALWRLSDRRALDPLFAAKDIDDLHEEGWILGAGHETALLAAAEGP from the coding sequence GTGACCATCGCAGCATTCGACACCGTTGCCATCGTGGATTGGTCGGCAAGCAATGGCCCGTCACCCGCCCGCCCCTCTGCCGATGCGATCTGGATCGGCACCGCGACCGCCGCAGGGACGGAAGCCCGCTATTTCCGCACCCGGGCCGAGGCCGAGGCACAACTTTCCGCCCTGATCGATGCCGAACGCACGGCAGATCGGCGCCTTCTGATCGGCTTTGATTTCCCGATGGGCTATCCCAAGGGCTTTGCCGCCCGCCTGACCGGGCAGGCCGATCCCCGCGCCCTCTGGCGGTGGCTGGCCGAACGGGTGACGGATATGGGCAACCGCAACAACCGCTTTGCCGTGGCGGATGAAATCAACGCAAGTTTCGCCGCAAAGGCAGGGGCAGGGTCGGCGGGGGGCCCCTTCTGGGGCCGCCCCTCCGGCCTGCCCCTGTCCCATCTGCCAGAGCGAAAGGCCGTCGATTACCCCGCCCTCGGCCTGCCCGAACGCCGCGCTGTGGAGCGGTGCGTTCCCCGCGCGCAGCCTGTGTGGAAGCTCTTCACCACAGGCTCCGTCGGGTCGCAGGCCTTGATGGGCCTGCCCATGATCCACCGCCTGTCGCAATGCGCAGGCACCGCCGTCTGGCCTTTCGATCCGCCCGACACCTGCCCCATCGTTCTGTCCGAGGTTTACCCCTCGCTCCTCGCCCCTCTCGTCGCGCAACAGCCCGGCATCAAGGACGCGGCGCAGGTCACCCTTCTGGCCCGCGCGCTTTGGCGGCTTTCCGATCGGAGAGCGCTTGATCCCCTGTTTGCCGCCAAGGATATCGATGATCTCCACGAGGAAGGCTGGATCCTTGGCGCAGGCCATGAAACCGCGCTTCTCGCCGCGGCGGAGGGGCCATGA
- a CDS encoding AzlC family ABC transporter permease, translating to MTPHRTAFLRGLLAALPMTVVVGPFALLFGVVATEAGLNVAEAMLFSVSVFAGASQFAALQTMQENAPVLVVLATALAVNLRMVMYSVTLAPHFGELPLRSRALMAYFLVDQSFATTVAEIDRRPGMTAQEKRAVFFGAVVAVAPLWFMASLAGAMIGRAIPPDYALDFALPITFLAMVAPMLRSLPHLAAAGVSIVMALALAGMPYGTGLLVAASVAMAVGAGLERWLELRRG from the coding sequence ATGACCCCCCATCGCACCGCATTTCTGCGCGGCCTGCTGGCCGCCCTGCCGATGACGGTGGTCGTCGGCCCTTTCGCGCTGTTGTTCGGGGTGGTGGCAACGGAAGCCGGGCTAAACGTCGCGGAGGCGATGCTGTTTTCCGTTTCCGTCTTTGCGGGCGCGTCGCAATTCGCGGCGCTTCAGACGATGCAGGAAAATGCGCCGGTTCTGGTGGTGCTGGCCACAGCGCTGGCGGTGAACCTGCGGATGGTGATGTATTCGGTGACGCTGGCCCCGCATTTCGGGGAATTGCCGCTGCGGTCGCGGGCGCTCATGGCCTATTTCCTTGTGGATCAGAGCTTCGCCACAACCGTGGCCGAGATTGACCGCCGCCCCGGCATGACCGCGCAGGAAAAGCGGGCGGTGTTCTTTGGTGCGGTGGTGGCGGTGGCGCCTTTGTGGTTCATGGCGTCGCTTGCGGGGGCGATGATCGGGCGGGCGATCCCGCCGGATTATGCGTTGGATTTCGCGCTGCCGATCACCTTTCTGGCCATGGTTGCGCCAATGCTGCGCAGCCTGCCGCATCTGGCGGCGGCGGGGGTGTCGATCGTGATGGCGCTGGCCTTGGCGGGGATGCCTTATGGCACGGGCTTGCTGGTGGCGGCATCGGTCGCCATGGCGGTGGGTGCGGGGCTGGAGCGGTGGTTGGAGTTGCGGCGGGGATGA
- a CDS encoding aa3-type cytochrome c oxidase subunit IV, which produces MADHNHEFKPGSMDIRAQEKTFAGFMKFTQWGVIIIFAILIFLALAGA; this is translated from the coding sequence ATGGCCGACCATAACCACGAATTCAAGCCGGGCAGCATGGACATCCGGGCGCAGGAAAAGACCTTCGCGGGCTTCATGAAGTTCACGCAATGGGGCGTGATCATCATCTTCGCGATCCTGATCTTCCTCGCCCTCGCCGGCGCCTGA
- the mobA gene encoding molybdenum cofactor guanylyltransferase MobA, translating into MRIFGVILAGGQGRRMGGADKALLPLAGRPLIAHALDRLEPQVEGLAISANGDPARFAPYGLTVLADQDGSHGPLSGLLAALGWAASHGATHLVTAPVDAPFLPPDLVPRLLLAAEGTGVALARSGGNDHPTCGLWPVTARAALATFLASGAKPRVRDFADSLAAARADFPADGAFANLNTPEDLATAEARIRGAA; encoded by the coding sequence ATGCGGATTTTCGGGGTGATCCTTGCAGGCGGGCAGGGGAGGCGGATGGGCGGGGCCGACAAGGCCCTTCTGCCGCTGGCCGGTCGCCCCCTGATCGCCCATGCGCTGGATCGGCTGGAACCCCAGGTCGAAGGTCTGGCCATCAGCGCGAATGGCGATCCCGCGCGGTTCGCGCCCTATGGTCTGACGGTCTTGGCAGATCAGGACGGCTCGCATGGCCCCCTCTCCGGCCTGCTCGCCGCGCTGGGCTGGGCCGCGTCCCACGGCGCGACCCATCTGGTGACGGCTCCCGTCGATGCGCCCTTCCTGCCGCCCGATCTGGTGCCGCGCCTTCTTCTGGCCGCCGAAGGCACGGGGGTGGCGCTGGCCCGATCGGGTGGCAATGATCATCCCACCTGCGGCCTTTGGCCCGTCACCGCGCGCGCGGCGCTGGCCACCTTCCTTGCCAGCGGCGCCAAGCCGCGCGTCCGCGACTTTGCCGATAGCCTTGCTGCGGCCCGCGCCGATTTCCCCGCCGATGGGGCCTTCGCCAATCTCAACACGCCTGAAGACCTTGCCACCGCCGAGGCACGCATAAGGGGCGCGGCATGA
- a CDS encoding DUF6173 family protein → MTDDIHTTAEAIEASALPRAKAVHSDPSQCGALETAPLPKAATRRKVEEKSPAEWAYERLILYIQNFEAQLDADHEVAMGFAGGQAGVLAIEGVGFFDPDLVTFYGRDEDGLKTQLIQHVSQLNVLLRAIPKEQPEEPPRRIGFQMMSQWAGGESGDASA, encoded by the coding sequence ATGACAGACGACATCCATACCACCGCCGAGGCGATCGAGGCTTCGGCCCTCCCGCGCGCCAAGGCCGTGCATTCCGACCCGTCGCAATGCGGCGCGCTGGAAACCGCGCCCCTCCCCAAGGCCGCCACCCGCCGCAAGGTCGAAGAGAAAAGCCCCGCTGAATGGGCCTATGAGCGCCTCATCCTTTATATCCAGAACTTCGAGGCACAGCTGGACGCCGATCACGAGGTGGCGATGGGTTTCGCAGGCGGGCAGGCCGGGGTTCTGGCCATCGAAGGCGTCGGCTTCTTCGACCCCGATCTTGTCACGTTCTATGGCCGCGACGAGGACGGGCTGAAGACCCAGCTCATCCAGCATGTCAGTCAGTTGAACGTCCTTCTGCGCGCCATTCCAAAGGAACAACCCGAAGAACCGCCCCGCCGCATCGGCTTTCAGATGATGTCGCAATGGGCAGGCGGCGAATCCGGCGATGCTTCGGCCTGA
- the mobB gene encoding molybdopterin-guanine dinucleotide biosynthesis protein B has protein sequence MRVYGVIGWKNSGKTSLMERLVAEITARGFSVSTVKHVHHEVDLDQPGKDTFRHRQAGAREVVLASKDRFALMVEHRGPEPDLAAVLARLAPVDLVLVEGYKRDSHRKVEVWRRETGQPLIQTGDPLVRAVATDAAGLALPVPVLDLNDTKAVADFILAEVGL, from the coding sequence ATGAGGGTCTATGGCGTCATCGGCTGGAAAAATTCGGGCAAGACCAGCCTGATGGAACGGCTGGTGGCTGAAATCACCGCGCGTGGCTTCTCCGTCTCTACCGTCAAACATGTCCATCACGAGGTGGACCTTGATCAGCCGGGGAAAGACACCTTCCGCCACCGTCAGGCCGGCGCGCGCGAGGTGGTGCTGGCCTCCAAGGATCGCTTTGCCCTGATGGTGGAACATCGCGGCCCCGAACCCGACCTTGCCGCCGTGCTGGCCCGGCTTGCCCCCGTCGATCTGGTGCTGGTCGAAGGTTACAAGCGCGATTCCCATCGCAAGGTCGAGGTGTGGCGGCGCGAAACCGGCCAACCCCTGATCCAGACGGGCGACCCGCTGGTCCGCGCCGTGGCGACGGATGCGGCGGGCCTTGCCCTGCCCGTGCCGGTCCTTGACCTGAACGATACCAAGGCGGTTGCCGATTTCATTTTGGCCGAGGTTGGGCTGTGA
- a CDS encoding acyl-CoA dehydrogenase family protein codes for MPYRAPLADYDLLLSLVTGYGRVAATDRFADASPDTARAILAEAGRLAETTIAPLNRVGDKTPARLENGIVRTPPGFADGYRAIAEGGWIGMAARAENGGMGLPMTLATAVNEMLAGACLALQIGPLLTQGQIEALEHHASEALRSIYLPKLISGEWGGTMNLTEPQAGSDVGALRTKAEPLGDGRYAITGQKIYISWGDADFLPNICHLVLARLPDGAAGTAGISLFLVPKFIPDAAGNPGQRNNLSVVSLEHKLGLHGSPTCVMQYDGATGWLVGEPHKGMAAMFTMMNNARLGVAVQGVGVAEAAFQQALAYAEGRVQGRTPTGRAAITDHADVRRMLASMRAQVFSARAIALSCAVAIDMAAATGAPEWQARAALLTPIAKAYGTDTGHEVAQMGVQVHGGMGFIEETGAAQFARDVRVTTIYEGTNGIQAMDLTARKMADGGAAAFALIDEVQAAAEAARAALPDLAGDVWNAAEALREGTEALLRQDMTDRFAGAVPYLRAFAVVLGADAHLRAAHAAGGARVALARVAIRRLLPAHAGLLAEAREGAAGLYALSAEDLAA; via the coding sequence ATGCCCTACCGCGCGCCACTTGCCGATTACGACCTGCTTCTGTCTTTGGTCACGGGCTATGGGCGCGTCGCGGCGACCGACCGTTTCGCAGACGCGTCGCCCGACACGGCCCGCGCCATTCTGGCCGAGGCGGGGCGGTTGGCCGAGACTACCATCGCGCCCCTGAACCGCGTGGGCGACAAGACCCCGGCACGGTTGGAAAACGGCATCGTGCGCACCCCCCCCGGCTTTGCCGACGGCTATCGCGCGATTGCCGAGGGTGGCTGGATCGGGATGGCGGCGCGGGCAGAGAATGGCGGGATGGGCCTGCCGATGACGCTGGCCACGGCGGTGAATGAAATGCTGGCGGGGGCTTGCCTTGCCTTGCAGATCGGCCCCCTTCTGACACAGGGGCAGATCGAGGCGCTGGAACATCACGCATCGGAGGCGCTGCGTTCGATCTATTTGCCAAAATTGATTTCGGGGGAATGGGGCGGGACCATGAACCTGACCGAACCGCAGGCCGGGTCGGATGTGGGGGCGCTGCGCACGAAGGCAGAGCCGCTGGGTGATGGTCGCTATGCGATCACGGGGCAGAAGATTTACATCTCATGGGGGGATGCGGATTTCCTGCCGAATATCTGCCATCTGGTGCTGGCCCGTCTGCCGGATGGTGCGGCGGGGACGGCGGGGATCAGCCTTTTCCTCGTGCCGAAATTCATCCCGGATGCCGCAGGGAACCCGGGCCAGAGGAACAACCTGTCGGTCGTGTCCTTGGAACATAAGCTGGGTCTGCACGGGTCGCCCACCTGCGTGATGCAATATGATGGCGCGACAGGCTGGCTGGTGGGAGAGCCGCATAAGGGCATGGCGGCGATGTTCACCATGATGAACAACGCGCGGCTGGGCGTGGCGGTGCAAGGCGTGGGTGTGGCCGAGGCGGCGTTCCAGCAGGCGCTGGCCTATGCCGAGGGGCGGGTGCAGGGGCGCACCCCCACCGGGCGCGCGGCGATCACCGACCATGCCGATGTGCGGCGGATGCTGGCCTCTATGCGGGCGCAGGTCTTTTCGGCGCGTGCCATCGCGCTGTCCTGTGCGGTGGCGATTGACATGGCGGCAGCGACGGGCGCACCCGAATGGCAGGCGCGCGCGGCGCTGTTGACCCCGATTGCCAAGGCCTATGGCACGGATACGGGGCATGAGGTGGCGCAGATGGGCGTGCAGGTCCATGGCGGGATGGGGTTCATCGAAGAAACCGGGGCCGCGCAATTCGCCCGCGATGTGCGGGTGACGACGATCTATGAAGGCACGAACGGCATTCAGGCGATGGACCTGACGGCGCGCAAGATGGCCGATGGCGGGGCGGCGGCCTTTGCCCTGATCGACGAGGTGCAGGCGGCAGCCGAGGCGGCGCGGGCCGCGCTGCCCGATCTGGCGGGGGATGTCTGGAACGCGGCCGAGGCGCTGCGCGAGGGGACAGAGGCGCTGCTGCGGCAAGACATGACGGATCGCTTTGCGGGGGCGGTGCCGTATTTGCGGGCCTTCGCCGTTGTGCTTGGGGCGGATGCCCATCTGCGGGCGGCCCATGCCGCCGGGGGCGCGCGGGTGGCGTTGGCGCGGGTGGCGATCCGGCGGCTGCTGCCTGCCCATGCAGGCCTGCTGGCCGAGGCGCGGGAAGGCGCGGCGGGGCTTTATGCGCTGTCGGCGGAAGACCTTGCTGCGTGA
- a CDS encoding L-threonylcarbamoyladenylate synthase, translated as MTDTLTLAPTTDGLARAAGLLRAGGLVAFPTETVYGLGGDARNDRAVAAIFAAKGRPSFNPLIVHVPDMEAARSVARFDARAEALAATFWPGPLTLVLPLRLDAGISPLVTAGLPTVAVRLPAHPVAQGLLRAFGGPLAAPSANPSGKVSPTRADHVLAGLSGRIVAVVDGGPCAVGVESTIIGLDGDPALLRPGGVTVEALEAALGQSLQAGGSETRPNAPGQLASHYAPGAPVRLNVTAPEAGEVWVGFGPCPGAALSLSETGDDVEAAARLFHILRQADDLAGPAGRIAFAPIPDRGLGRAINDRLRRAAAPRG; from the coding sequence ATGACCGATACCCTGACCCTGGCCCCCACGACCGACGGCCTCGCCCGCGCGGCGGGTCTGTTGCGCGCAGGCGGCTTGGTCGCCTTTCCCACGGAAACGGTCTATGGCCTTGGCGGCGATGCACGAAATGACCGGGCGGTGGCGGCGATCTTTGCTGCCAAAGGACGGCCCAGCTTCAACCCCCTGATCGTGCATGTCCCCGATATGGAGGCCGCGCGCAGCGTGGCCCGCTTCGACGCGCGGGCCGAGGCATTGGCGGCGACCTTCTGGCCCGGTCCTCTGACCCTTGTCCTGCCCCTGCGGCTTGATGCCGGGATATCGCCCCTCGTGACGGCGGGCCTGCCCACGGTGGCCGTGCGCCTGCCCGCACATCCCGTGGCGCAGGGCTTGCTGCGCGCCTTTGGTGGGCCGCTCGCGGCACCTTCGGCCAATCCGTCGGGCAAGGTGTCGCCCACGCGGGCGGATCACGTGCTGGCGGGGCTTTCAGGCCGTATCGTGGCGGTGGTCGATGGCGGGCCCTGCGCGGTGGGGGTGGAATCCACCATCATCGGGTTGGACGGTGACCCCGCCCTCCTCCGCCCCGGCGGCGTGACGGTCGAGGCGCTGGAGGCCGCCCTTGGCCAATCCCTGCAGGCGGGCGGGTCTGAAACCCGCCCCAATGCGCCCGGCCAACTGGCCAGCCATTACGCCCCCGGCGCGCCGGTCCGGCTGAACGTCACCGCGCCCGAGGCGGGCGAGGTCTGGGTGGGCTTCGGCCCCTGTCCCGGCGCGGCGCTCTCGCTTTCTGAAACGGGCGATGATGTCGAGGCGGCGGCCCGCCTCTTCCATATTCTCCGGCAGGCGGATGATCTGGCAGGTCCCGCAGGCCGCATCGCCTTTGCCCCTATCCCCGACCGTGGCCTTGGCCGGGCCATCAACGACCGCCTTCGCCGCGCCGCCGCCCCCCGAGGGTAA